TCAAGATACATTATATGTGTGTGCAGATACACATATATGACCAAGGGTGAAAATACATTTTACCAGAAGTGATGACTAGTCTATTGTTTACCATATTCTTTAGTTGCTTTTAAACTCAGTAAAAAGAACATTATATGAAGAAGACTCCCCTAATATCCCAACTTACATCAGAACTCTTTCTCAAGgtctttggccctaaactttacAAATAACTTTATTAGCCATTTGCTATTATATATCGTAAATGTATTAATTTGCCATGATCAATTTGCTAATTTAGGGTGAGTTTAGATAGGCGATCGGGTGTAGTGTGGTGTGTTTAACTTATTTTTTATCTCACACTACAGTATTGCTATAGTAcctaatctcaccgccaccgctATTTCTACACTAGCCGCAGCTAAACATACCGCCCATCCAAATCCACCTTTAGTCCTCCCCAACAACCCACTTCAGAACGGTAATCAAATAGGACGAGACGGATTTCTTTCCTCACCTCAATGTATAGGGGCATAGGCAAGAAAGTAGCTAGAGCCGCAAGAGACTTAGTCTTTAAATTGATAAATCTCTTAGTTGTTTCgaaatttgttaaatataaattaGTATAaggataaaattataatttaattatttttaaaatttataattcatttttatttctaaagtaattttttaatttcGCTCTGGTCGTATCtatatttgaatttaatattatttaataaatttaattgattGCCCCTGAGATAATACTTCCTTGAAGCTCACCATCAAATGGACCGTTTCCTTGCTTTGTGAGCCGTAACACTATTACCCAATAATAGTGCTTCAAAACAAAGTTAATTGGTACCAAATTAAGCACAAAATTAAAGGGGAAAAATATTATGTATtacttgctcatatcattgattAAGTTTTGGAATTCCAACATTTACTTGGATTTGAGTTGGCATAACATAAACTCCAAATCCAAGGTGAAACAAAGGGATGGCTAGAATTCATGTCAAGTATTAGGTCAAAGCTTGATTTTAATCTCTCAGTTAtactcaaattaaaatttaatccctTTATTTAATTTACCACAATTTTGATTTCTTTACTTTTATAATATCATCAATTTGTCTAAACAGTTAATACTGTTAACTATGTTGATTAAAATGACAAcattttttcttaaaaacattcattttgtTAGCACAATAAGTTAGAGAGACTATTTAGGGTTTAAAGttaattatttggatttattaacaacattataaaattaaaagtcCAAATTATCaaagtaaaattactaaaatcacTAACATATGTTAAGTCTAAGTTATAAAGAACTCAATACTCTAAATTTAGAGTTCAACTCTTGTGAACGAGAAAAAGAACGTTGGGAGAACTTTACCCTCATTTAGGAATTCGAGCCTAATGTAACTACTAAATATCAAGCGATGGCTAAAACCATAATGATAAAGAACTCAATGCTCTTTAAACTAAGTTTAGAGTTCAAGTCttataaatacaaaaaataacGTTGAGAAAACATCATCCTCGTTTAAAAATTCGAGCCCAATGTAACTACCAAATATCGAGGGACTAAAACCATAATGACAAGGAGCTCAATAGGAATTCGAGCCCAATGTAACCACCAAATACCAAGGGACTAAACCATAATGACAAggttaaaagaaattttacttTCTTTAGAAATTCAATCCTAATGTAACTACTAAATATTGAGgactaaaaccataataataaagaACTCAATGCCCTTTCAGCTAGGTTTAGACTTTAGCGTTCAAATCTTGCGTTCACAAAAAAACAACGTTGGGAAAACTTTTTCCTCGTTTAAGAATTCTGAGTCTAATGTAACTATTAGATATAAAAGGACTAAAACcacaaataaaccaaaatatttatatgtatttttttttttggatgagAGTCCCATGGTTGATTTCCAAAGCATCCCCATTGAAAGCTTTTTCATAAAGACAGATGGAAAACCCCCATTacacaaaagaaaaaagaaagggcAAAAACAAAAGAACAATGTCACAGTGCTTTATACCCTGGTTTTCTGAACTGACCCTACTTAAGGACACACTATCCCTACACTATAAGGGCACCTATCTCTCTCTGTACGGCCAAACTCCATTGATGGGTCCTCAAAAAAGATCATCATCAAAAAACACATCAGCTCAGGTCCAGTCCTCCAGTTCCAGTGGACCCCACCCTAAAACTATTGTCAGCCATTGATCATTTCCTAACTCCCCTTCATCACAACCGTCCATTTCCTCTTCCCTTGCTACGAAATCACCACTGTTGTTGTTGTagatggtggtggtggtggtggtggtggtggtggtggtgttaTTATCATCGTCGAAACCCATCTCCGTTACCCCTATCTCTTTTTCGGGTAACTTCCCAGCGGGTACGACGAACTCGATACCGGCCATCACGGTGGAGGATGAGTCAGACATGGAAGCCCCACAGCTCTCGCTCTTGACGTCGCTGACGGAGAACGGCGGTGGAGACAAATAAAGTGGCGGAGAAgatgatgaagatgaagatgacGGCGACGGCAAAGTTACCATCAGCGGTGAAGTGTTGGGAGAAGAGCTTGTCGTTGTTGCTGTTATCTCTTTGTAAAGCTCTTGCATTATCTCTTCTAGTTTCCCTTCGTCGTTTGAAAACTCGCTTTCGTCGTCGGATTCCGTCAACAGGACGTTTAACTTACCGGCAGCTTCGCCTGAAAATCCATACTCCGGCGATCCTAGCATTAACATTAAATTttcttctctccttttttttttctttttttctttttggttttgtTTGAGAGTTGAAGAGAAAATAGAGAGTAACGCGCGTTATAAAGAGGCAGGGAAGGGTGACACGTTGGCAAAAGGGAGTGGTGATGCCACGTGGGATGGTTGGTGTAAGAAAAATGACGTGGCGTTCAAGGGGCAAAATGGGAGTGAcgaaaataaagacaaaagattTGTCAAAGTAGTCAGTTTTTTGGAAGCAGTGGAAGAAAAAGGaagattttatttgaaataaataaattataaataaaaaacaattatTTAGTACGGTAGAATTAAAAGAtatactatttatttatttaaattggaagtataaataataaagggtaaatttcacctaggtcactaaactattacaTTTTGTTCACTTAactttaaaagttacaaaatgattattaaattatttgaaaggtTTTATTTAATTCACTATACTGTTAAGTTTTTTTCTTAAAAGTCTGGCTAACAAGCTCAATAATTTCACTATCAATATAGTGGATTAGTTCCTAAGAGTAGAATAACATACATTAGATCTTAGTCCATCTTATGATTAATGTCGGAGATCAGAAAAAAAAGCTGTTCGAATTCTGGTTCATAAATTCATGATATctaaagttgtttcatgaaaaaaatagATTGTAGAAGAAAAAAGAGCTTTCAATTAGTGCAAACAGCATTTATAGAAAAAGCCataaaataacaattttaacAGTTTagtgatttaaatgaaaatatttgaatagtttagtgattattttataatttttaaagttaaataactaaaatataaatttattaataattcagTGACCCAATAGTAGTTTTacccataataaaaataattttatttattaataatttgaaaatgaaaaactAAACAAAACCGAAGAGTTTTGTCATTATTTAAAGGGAATCAACTTCAGGCAAAAGGGCTGTTTGGTGTTGGGTAAAAGACAGAGATTGCCTCGAGGaactcaaatttttaattttacgaTATTACCCCTCTTATATTAAGTAACTGACTAATGTTTTGTCTTTAGCATAATTTCATAACTTGCtttggaaaaataaattttaatttgttaataTTTTACTAACATTAAAAATCAATTGAAATAacactattaaatattattaaatggtTTATTTAAAATTGGTATTTTAACTATTTATATGTAAGAATTAGAAAATTTATACATTCAGTaagaaatttaattttcaaatatttttcttttaattttatttttttcataactctttcacctataaaattaaaaatagattattaattaaatttaattaaaaataaaaatagaaatgccCATAATTTCAagataataattttatcttttctCATTCTCTTAAAATTAATCTTCAATGTCACTATGAAaagtaaaattgtaaaaaaaaatcaaattacacAATGTATAAATGTTGATGGTTTATTTTGTTAGAATCATtactaaattgatataatttataaatgttagggttaaaattgttattatatcaattttaaaagttatcacTGTAAGCTCACTGGTGACCAAAAAATACAATTGAGTTGTTGGataactattttgtaacttttcgtaATTAGATGATCAAAAACAAAATATACTAATAATTAAGTGtccattttatatttttcataaatgGGTGACTATTAATATAGTTTAcccatttaaaattttataatttaacaatTTATATATAACAATTAGAAAGTTCAATAgcttaataatttatataaataacaaaatagaaaaaaataacaacttttttatttttcacaaactaCATGATAAAATTCATATAGACGGATTACCTTCAAAATATTATGGATAGAGAGAATAAAGGGAATTTCATATAAAGGAATTAACAATAATCTATAATAATCCTATTTGTTTGCTCAGATTTTGGCCCTAATAATAgttgtaataaaaaaataaaaattatgttaaaaaataaaaaagcgataatcaaatcaataaaattaaaaagttatAATATGTGCATGTATTATTacttttatgcatattttattttatattcttttacaTGATAAATCTAACAAgttcaattaattattaaattagcaaattaaattaattaattttatcatgATTTACTAAATTTAAGTAATCAATTTATAAGTTTATGATGTTTCAAATTcatagtaaaatatttaattaggGAACTTAATAGTTTATTGAAATAATATCTTTAGTTCTACTCATGaagattattttcatttaataaaatatgataactAGATTTCTTCAtgtgaaatttaaccattttattcaTATAATATTCGTTTTCATTTAGTAAATGATAATTGATAGGTTTGTTATATgaaatagttataattttatttaaaaattagacGATATGTTATTATAgagaattaatttaataaataacttaCTTCATAACTATTAATATTGTCGTTATAAGTGAAAAAttgttatataaaatttaaataaaacataaaaattaactcttttaaaaACTTGACTATTATAACGGTTAACTCTTATAAAGAAGACTAACTACGTGTACACAAACATATCCCGTTGTTGATTGAAAGAATTTGATAAATGCTTTTATTATAAAGATTGAAATAAATTAGTAACAAATTTAACTCTCGATTTTTTCACCCAGTCCTGCAATGTTATTTACTCATATTATTTAATGATCCCATCTGTTTTCTGCTGCTGGAGGAAGGGGGATTGTTCATAAACAGGAAGCTGAAAGCTCTAATTTTCATGGCGAAAATGCAATTACAATCAACACCCCAATATTTTATTTGCGTTTCAATGAAACCCCATTATGATCCGCTGAATTTTACAGAGCTTTTTGGTTTTCATCTTCAATACCTCTCTAAAAATGGCTACctttagaagaaaaaaaaaattctttaattaAAATTGCAGGCAGGGCCTTGTTGAAGCAAGCTAAGTTTCTGGTAGCTGGGATTTGCAGGAACCCTGCAAATCAACTTACCAATCAGACAGAGATTTTTACATGAAAATGAGAAAGTGGTCCCAAAATATATACTTCGTTTAGTGGTTTAATTCTTTTCCATTTCCATGATAATTGACAGGTTTCAGGAACCTAACCTCATTGTTAGAGCTTATCATAAGCATTGGCCCCAATAATGAATTaaaagcttcttttttttttaatttcgaaattaagtaaattaatctCTTTCAAATAAATAGGAATAATTTAATCACTGACAATTTTAAAAGTGagtaattaagagtaattaattACGGTATTAATATTTTCatcatttatatataattttaattggtaataacaaatttaactctgtttacatattttattaatttcagattaattctaaaaaaacaaacaaatttagccttaacatttacatattttaaaaatttgcGGGCTAAATTTGTTAATCATACCACATTAATAGAATGTGTAATTTATGagaactaaatttgttattataccaatcaagTATATataaatttgacaaaaaaaaaacattaaggCCATGATTAATTGTCCTTAGTCACTTACTTTCGAATTTGACAATAATAAAATTGCTCTAGTTTTATGAGAATGATCAATTTGCTCAACATCGAAATTGAGAGAGACTGAAAATATCTTTTTACCTTAGAAACTTTTATCCCTTGTGTATTTCAATTGAATGGATTGAATTGATTTTGGATTGGATTAATTTGATTTGAGTTTTGAAAATTTGGATTATTTCTATTTGAATCAATTTCAAATTCGAAACATttcaaaattgaatgaattttaattttgaataatcTAGTTTTCTTActtcaagttttcaaataaaatcatTATGGATTTGGATAATTTTAAGTTTTCATCAATTGAATTCAAGTAAATTCGACTAATCACCAAAATAACTAAAACACATTTCACCGTAAATGAAACCTAATTATGAGAGAAGAGAGTCTAACActctaaaattttgaaaagttatcatTAATCTCtccaaaatttttagaaattctCACATGCAAACACTTGACTTGCTTAAAGGTTTTAATTAGCCTCAAAGtattattttagttaaattaagCGATGGAAGCCTGGAATTAACTTAGAATTTGCAGAAAAAGAATTGCCTAATTAgtagtaaaaattaaaaacataagcAATCACCAAATGCATGCCTTTTAGTAGAAAATTGGTAAGAGATGGCAGAAAATGATGAAGCATGTGAAAGACCAGTTCCAACGTCCCATAAATGGcttattttccatttttttatcCATAAATGGTTAtaatctcaattttttttttttgggggtgttCCAAATTTTGATTCTCACCTTAACGATGACATTTTtttatgtgtttaaaaataaGGGTAAACTGCtcctaaaattattaattattaatatatttacgtTTTCATCATTCTACttttaaaattattgaattattcaaaattttttatttaagttattaaattgttaattttttaaagtCCGACTAATAAATTCTAGTTGATTCGATGATTGATATAATAGATTAATATTATTGATACAtaaaagaacataccttaaatcGGGATTCATTTGACACTCAATGTCAAAAATAAgagaagaaaattttaaattttaattcataGATTTATAGcattcaaaattattttattaaaaaatctaaattacaagaaaaagagaAATAGAAGTTTAGATTAATATAGATAGTGCAAACAAATAAGGCtatacaataataattttaacaatctaatcacttaaatgaaaattttaaatactttaatgactattttataatttttaaaattaaataattaaaatataaatttagtaATAATTTATTGAGTTTAGTAGGATTtatcttaaaatattttaaaatttggtgaGGTGGCACCGTCTTCTTTGGGTGAACTGTACCTTTCCTTTCTCTTCaattcctttctttgaaattcACTCTCTCCTATACAAATTTCCACCCTTCACTCTTCTCTTTTTTCATTCACTCTTTACTCTTCACAATGTCGGATAAAGTACCGTCGTCCAGCCCCATCGTCGCAGCTGCTGCCAAAGGCGGCACCGATGAACCACCGCCCTCCACAACAGCCCCAGCAAACGGCGGCGCCAAAAAACCCACCTTTACAAACCCACGTCACGCCCAACTTACCGTCCACAACCCCGTCACCGTAACCGTCCGCGGCGGAACTACTGTTGCTGCTTCTGTTGCTGGACCATCCTCATAATACTCATACTCATTCTTTTAGCCGCCAAAACCGGCACCGTCCTTTACGTACTTTACCGCCCTCACCGCCCTTCTTTCAGCCTCGCTTCATTCCGCATCCACCGCCTGAACCTAACAACCAGCGCGGACTCCGCCTCTTCCCACCTCTCGACCCTTTTCAACTTAACCATTTCTTCCAAAAACCCGAACGCTTACCTCTCTTTCTCTTACGACCCTTTCATCCTCTTGTGCATATCGAGCGACGGCGACGTGTTTTTAGGCAATGGAACGTTGCCGGCTTTCTTCAGTGGCAACAAAAGCGATACTACTTTCAGGGGAGTCGCGGTGGCGACGTCGAGCCACGTGGACGGCGAGACGATGAATGGGTTGAGACCGGAGCTGAGGAAGAAAAAGGGGTTCTTGTTGAAAGTTGAAATGGATACCCGAGTGATGGTGAAAATGGGTAGCTTAAAGAGCAAGAAAGTGGGGATTAGGGTTACTTGCGATGGAATTAAAGGGATTGTACCGAAAGGAAAGTCGCCGGCGGTGGCTAACGTTTTTGGAGCTAAGTGTGAGGTTGATCTAAGGATCAAAATATGGAGATGGACCTTTTAGAGTTTTATCTCAAAATCTTACAAAGACTTAAGCGCCTGAATCAGAATTGTTTAAAGGATGGAATTAATCATAAATGGAAATTTAATCTTATATtaggaattaaattatatttagtctctcaatttaaaattttaataaattagtcTTTTTTACATTAGATTAAAAAGTAAACTTATACGTTTATTgaaaaattcattaatttttactattaaaattaattcatatacATCGAATGAAGTACATGTGGCACATTAAGTATAACtggttaattattttattaatcacACTAGTTTTTAACTATAGAAAtagattaatttttaataaaaattaatttactttttaatctaatacatatagatcaatttacttatatttttaagtaaaagaaacaaaattCGATTTAACTCTAAATACATCACCTTTTATTTGTAAAATAAGGGTTTTCTTGACTTTGTTTTTCTAAATCTAATACTTCaagatttaatatataatttggtaTTTCTGTTTCACACCATTTTTAACGTGGTATCGTATTattttttcagtcaaatttgataTTTGTATTTGAAAAAGTTATATATTTGGTATCCAAAggtaattgtgtgaaattttttatatttaattcgagttttagagttgttgaaaatatataattaacTTATAATATTAGCAATTAGCTTTCCTCAAATCAACTCTAAAACACGAATTAAATCTCATCCATCAAATTGTATTCGACAaattaaatgtaaaattaaataaattcacaattaacactaaatttattctattaatgAAATCATGAATAATTCAAACtcaataatattaacaattaactttcatcaaatcaaccctaaaatttgaattaaacattaaaaagttAACATTCAGTAACATTTGAGTACCAAAGTATAAAACTTTTGTCAAATATAAGTATTAAACTGAATAAAAAATAACATAGGtaccaaattaaaaaatatatttattaaacttGAATACCAAATGATATATTGAGTCATTCTTGTTGTTATCTAATTAATCAAATAATAAGTTTACCTATTAAAATAAGAGGTGTTTACGACTCAAcaactattttattttgaatcggatttagttttatattttttaaccACGAGCCATTTAGGTGGATCTAAGCGAGGTAAACTCGTTTTTGAGTTTTAGTCTATAAATTTAAATTGTATTGGATTACAggcaatttttaattattagcaAATTTAAATTTGTTACCATAGTTGTCGATTAAATCTATAACTCGATTAGTATGTGTATTGTTGCCAATGCAAGAGGATATAAGTTCAAATGTGCTGAAGCGCTTTATGAATTAGGGAGGAGCTATGATTAATTTTACGTATTGTATAAAAAATagatattattaatatttataatgatttttttttttttacgaaatAATTTTTGAGTATTCAGcttgtatatatttattatttattgaaaACGAATCCTAGCCTTGTGCTTTCACTTTTTAGTTTCACATGGTGATGTATTTATGAGCTGGATTTTGGGGTCCAGTGCCACCCATTTTATATCTGGCAAAACACAAACAATTTAGCTTTTAGACGTCCACCTAAATCAATGGGTTTGGCTTTGTGTCGTTCATCTAAATCTTTTTCATGGCTCTTTATTatatcccaaattaaaaatattccAACTTCAAATCTATTTAGAAtatccaaaaattttaaaatttaaattacacTATATAAAACTAAATTGATTCGTATAATCTCGATTTAGGTAAAAATATTATGgaagtaaatttatattttgtcctatctactcaaaaaatgagtaaaatagttattgtacattagatcaaagagcaaattattCATTCTATtaagattttaatttatttcaactGTTAAAAGCTTATCTTTGTATATCAACATGAGATACACGTGGGATGTCACGTGTCATTGTATAGTTATTTCGTCAGTGAAACTagttttaacagtagaaatagatgaaaatttaaaaagaaaaaataacttTACTCTCTAATTTAATATACAagaattaaataaacaaaatataatcTAACTTTTAACATAGAAACGTACATAAAATTTTTACCCTTCAATTGGTTCCAATGTAGACATCAAGTGATAGGGTAGTGTTTTGGGTTTAGGGTCCTCTCTACCACTTTTCACTCATAGGGTATTGTTTTTCATTTGCTGTTCAACAATCTCATCCTTTTTTTCGTCATGGCATAGTATAGTTTTAGAGAAAGAATTTTAATTCGAattatgaaaataatattattgaaGGAGATAGTCATGAACTTGATAAAAGTAACATGGAGGCCTTGTATGTTAGattaaattttatcttttttactaaaaaaataaataaattagtccTTATACGTTAGATCAAATATCAAATTGGTCATttacattaaaaatttaatttagtctTTTATTAAAAGCTGGCGTGACTAATAGAATATCTAGACAATTACACATAACGTGCCACTGACATACATGGACTAATTTTCAAcattaaaaatggatgaaatttttaacaaaaagatcAATTTTCTCTTTGATACAACATACAAAAACTAATTTACCCTTTTTTACATAGAAAAAACAAAATGTAACCCAACTCTTAATATAAGATATTTGTGTTACTTTTGTCCTATAAACTTTAGAAGTATTAATATTTAAGAAACATAAAATTGACAAAAACAACACCTTAGTTACATCCAAACAAAAAATGTAAGAGGAGCCATGCCTGCCAACTAAAGCATTGGTCCACATTCTATGCTGGCAATGGCCCTTTCAAGGGTCCACTTTCCCAATCAACTTGTCTCTTTGatgtaaaataaattgaaaaagaaaaaaaaaaaacattaccaAGGGTGGAAAACCAAAACCATGTTTGAATGAAACAACAAATTTACAGCCATTCAAGACAACAAACTTAATACTCAAATATATGGATGTCAACATGACAGACATAAAAATTTATggcgataataataataataataataagcataTTCATAAAATAGTTGTCACCCATGTGTGTTGACAGCTTCCCACACCAAGTTCTTTGGAACAGCATTGGTAAGAACCCTAGCTTGTAATGCAGCTGATTTAAGTGTCTCAATTGTCATTGCATTAGCTTTCCAAAAAGAAGCACAATTGTAAGCCAAATTGTGTTTcttacacaactccttaacaaatGGTGAAATTGTCCGTAAATGGCACCTAGGCAACCTCGGGAACAAATGATGCTCAACTTGGAATTGCAACCCACCATAGAACCAATCCATCCAAGACGAACACGATATATTAAGCGTCCCGTCGGTTTGTTTCTCGAACCAATCATTCCCGTTCGGCGGGCCGACGTAAACACTCGACGAGAAATGGTTCAAACAGAACTGAACATGTTGGATACCGGTCACAGCAAAACTTACAACCACAAACATTACTCTTTCGTACCAATTAGGTAAGAGAGAGACAAGTAATGGATACCATGTCCAAAAAACAAGTATCCCAAAAATTTCTTGACCTTTGTTAGGGACTTTTCTTTTAGACAACAACAAGATGATAGATTGTGCAAATAGGTTGATCCTAGCAAAGCACATGACAGGGTAGAATGTCCAATGTTGGTAACTAACTAAAAGCCTTGTAAGGGAATCAAAGTTCagttttctaccataaaatgcAGATGTGATTGAATTAAAGAACTTTGAAGATACCGTGAAGAAAGGCATGTGTTGAAGGTCTGGATCAAAGTCTAAGCTGTTACAAGCAATATGGTGAGCATTATGTGTCCATTTCCACCATCCCATGCTGATCCCAGCAAGACAATTCCCTGTAAGAAGTTGAGCCAACCTGTTGAGGTTTTTATTAGACATGACAGTGTAATGTCCTGAATCATGTCCTATCCAACCACTTTGTATCCATAAAAACCCCATTAACCCACCACAACAGAGATGAACCCAAGTTTTGTCACAACATAAAACACCATAAACACAGATGAAAAACAGCAATGCTATGATGGTAAGTAAAATACATGTCCCATGTCCTTTCTTGTCAAAAAGACCCATCTTTGAGAACTCAACAGCTAGCTTTCTATAATCTTTGGATATATCAGAGACTAAGTAACCTTCAAGGTAATAACCAGTGAAGAACTTGTCGAGATATTGCCAAGCTATGCCGGGATGATAAGCTATGAAAGCATCGGTGGCGTCTTGACCGGCGAGGTTCAGTAATGGAAGTGGCCCACCAGGGTGGTGGTGACTCCATTGAGTTACATCATAGATCTTGCCTTGGATTGAGATCCAAAGATCATCTGGTTTTTTGTGGGTTTCAAGCTCTGTTTTGGAAATGTACCCCTTTGAATCCGCCATTGATGCTCCAATGAAATgaaagctaacaaaaaaaaatacaGAAAGATATAATCTTTTTAGTGTGAAATGGAGAAAAGAAAGGGGGGTTTTCTTTTATGGGGTTTGAATGTGGTGGAGAATGGAAGGGAAGTGATATGAATTTATCATGATGTAGAGGAAAATAGGAGGTGGGGTTTATAGAGCTCACATGCAAAGCAAAAGCCAAAATAAAGAAGCGCCATGAAATTtgtttaaacaaataaaaaaagagggttaaaaaaaaaattgacacATCTATGGGCAATAAGAACATTGGAACTATTATcaaaaggatgaaattgaatgaggaAAAATAATGGATTAGTCCCTctactttttttaatttaaaaatgtaaGTCTGATTGTTAAACGTTATTAATa
Above is a genomic segment from Gossypium arboreum isolate Shixiya-1 chromosome 8, ASM2569848v2, whole genome shotgun sequence containing:
- the LOC108468150 gene encoding uncharacterized protein LOC108468150; translation: MLMLGSPEYGFSGEAAGKLNVLLTESDDESEFSNDEGKLEEIMQELYKEITATTTSSSPNTSPLMVTLPSPSSSSSSSSPPLYLSPPPFSVSDVKSESCGASMSDSSSTVMAGIEFVVPAGKLPEKEIGVTEMGFDDDNNTTTTTTTTTTTIYNNNSGDFVAREEEMDGCDEGELGNDQWLTIVLGWGPLELEDWT
- the LOC108468350 gene encoding NDR1/HIN1-like protein 6; this translates as MSDKVPSSSPIVAAAAKGGTDEPPPSTTAPANGGAKKPTFTNPPAKTGTVLYVLYRPHRPSFSLASFRIHRLNLTTSADSASSHLSTLFNLTISSKNPNAYLSFSYDPFILLCISSDGDVFLGNGTLPAFFSGNKSDTTFRGVAVATSSHVDGETMNGLRPELRKKKGFLLKVEMDTRVMVKMGSLKSKKVGIRVTCDGIKGIVPKGKSPAVANVFGAKCEVDLRIKIWRWTF
- the LOC108467416 gene encoding delta(8)-fatty-acid desaturase 2-like; the protein is MADSKGYISKTELETHKKPDDLWISIQGKIYDVTQWSHHHPGGPLPLLNLAGQDATDAFIAYHPGIAWQYLDKFFTGYYLEGYLVSDISKDYRKLAVEFSKMGLFDKKGHGTCILLTIIALLFFICVYGVLCCDKTWVHLCCGGLMGFLWIQSGWIGHDSGHYTVMSNKNLNRLAQLLTGNCLAGISMGWWKWTHNAHHIACNSLDFDPDLQHMPFFTVSSKFFNSITSAFYGRKLNFDSLTRLLVSYQHWTFYPVMCFARINLFAQSIILLLSKRKVPNKGQEIFGILVFWTWYPLLVSLLPNWYERVMFVVVSFAVTGIQHVQFCLNHFSSSVYVGPPNGNDWFEKQTDGTLNISCSSWMDWFYGGLQFQVEHHLFPRLPRCHLRTISPFVKELCKKHNLAYNCASFWKANAMTIETLKSAALQARVLTNAVPKNLVWEAVNTHG